AAGTACGTTTTGCTATTGGGCATCTGGTAACGCTTCAGGTCTCGGCCTGCCAGAAAGGGCTTCAATATTTCCTCGGAAGCGGGGTCTTCTGCAATAAGCTGTTCACACGTCGAGGCATCCAGCACAAAGGCTTCATTAAGCCCTGTCTTTATGCCATAGAAAATTTTACCCTTCACATATTCCTTTAAGGGAACCCCGGCCGCTAGCAATGCATCAACCTGCTTTTGCTTGGGTGCTTCCGACAGGCTCCAACCCGTTTCGAGGAGGGTACTTTGCAGTACCAAGCGGGCGTGCTCATCTACCAGCTCTTCAAGTGAATACTCAGGCAGCGAAGGAATTAAAGCGGTGCGAAAAACCGTGTCTTCGGCTGGGCGCTGTCGTTTGAAAGAAAGTATAGCAGGATAGGCTTTGACCTGCGGAAACACATACAGGTCACCAAAATCAGTGAACTCAACTAAGGTGTGAGAAACAGGGAGCCAGCGCCGTAGTGGTTCGCCAAAGCCGGTGTTCAGCCACTTATTGGAGGTGATGAAGGATAGTTCGCCTCCGGGGGCCAGCAGCCTGGCTCCCAATTCCATGAAGTAGATGTAGAGGTCGGCGCCGCTGGAACCGGTTTCATAATGGTCTTTCAGGTGTTTTTTAGCGGTGGGTGCCAGCTCCTCCTGCCGGATATAGGGCGGGTTGCCAATTACCACATCGAAGCCGCGGAACTGGCCTTTCTCATCGAGAATCTCGGGAAACTCGAAGCGCCACTCAAAGGCCTCGCGGAAGAGGGCGCCCTGCTCGTAGGCGGTAATTTCCTTTTCCAGCTGGTCGGCGAGGAGCTCCAGGCGGCGCATCTCAAAATGGCGCGCCTCCAATTGCTTGGCGGTTTCAGGGATGAGGAAGTGCTGGGTTTCGAGGGCGGCGTGCTGGCCCCGGTAGCGGCGCAGGTCTTCGCGCTTTTTGTCTTTTTTGTGCAGCACGGCCGTGAACTGCTGCTTTATCTGCCGGAGGTGGTCTTGGAGGGTATCCTTGGCCTCGCGGCCGCGGCTGTTGAAGTATGCGTGGACGGTTTCGCGGTAGGCTTTGAGGGAGAACTTGCCCTGTTTGAACACCTCGGAGAGGTCGGCATCGAGGGGGAAGCGGCTGAGCAGAGAGTTGCCGGGCTTGATGTTGAGGTCGAGGTTGGGCAGGGTTTCCAGCTCCTGGAAGTGGGTATCGGGGCGGTAGTAGGCGTGCTTGAGCAGCTCAATCCAGAGGCGCAGGCGGCAGATGCGCACGGAGTTGGGGTTGAGGTCGACGCCGAACAGGGCGTGCTCCATGAGGTGGCGCTTTTCGCGGAACAGGGCGCTTTGCAGGCGGGTGTGCTCCGGGGGCACGGTGCGGGTGCCATTGGGGGCCAGGGTGGCGCGGTACTGCACCAGCTGGTCTTCTTCGTCTTTCACCACCAGCTCGTCGCGGGCCACGACGAGGGAGTAGCGG
The Hymenobacter sp. DG25B genome window above contains:
- a CDS encoding Eco57I restriction-modification methylase domain-containing protein, which encodes MLRTAGPAPQALAYLLRFLDAYDFASEGEEQVQEDGKALISAAVLGLIFEKLNGYKDGSFYTPGFITMYICRQTLRRAVVQHFNKQYGFGVETIPQLADALDGKKRPEYSQHFNQLTVCDPAVGSGHFLVSALNELLAIKSELSLLLDDEGRRLRYSLVVARDELVVKDEEDQLVQYRATLAPNGTRTVPPEHTRLQSALFREKRHLMEHALFGVDLNPNSVRICRLRLWIELLKHAYYRPDTHFQELETLPNLDLNIKPGNSLLSRFPLDADLSEVFKQGKFSLKAYRETVHAYFNSRGREAKDTLQDHLRQIKQQFTAVLHKKDKKREDLRRYRGQHAALETQHFLIPETAKQLEARHFEMRRLELLADQLEKEITAYEQGALFREAFEWRFEFPEILDEKGQFRGFDVVIGNPPYIRQEELAPTAKKHLKDHYETGSSGADLYIYFMELGARLLAPGGELSFITSNKWLNTGFGEPLRRWLPVSHTLVEFTDFGDLYVFPQVKAYPAILSFKRQRPAEDTVFRTALIPSLPEYSLEELVDEHARLVLQSTLLETGWSLSEAPKQKQVDALLAAGVPLKEYVKGKIFYGIKTGLNEAFVLDASTCEQLIAEDPASEEILKPFLAGRDLKRYQMPNSKTYLIMLPTGWTRRQLGWQKDKRGIYNVPPVTPAHANPWEALEARYPAIARHLLPFEAAASKRTDKGHYWWELRSCDYYNEFENPKIIIRTFATSAPYTYDVNGTYSNDKTTIIPTDDLYLLGVLNSSITDSYFKSIGAKLKDAFFEYKPKYISQLPIPTATPEQQVEIAALVEQVLAAKATQPTADTLALEQQIDTLVARLYGLTEAEQQLLTA